From Sceloporus undulatus isolate JIND9_A2432 ecotype Alabama chromosome 6, SceUnd_v1.1, whole genome shotgun sequence, one genomic window encodes:
- the UBE4A gene encoding ubiquitin conjugation factor E4 A isoform X2, whose translation MTDRENNNSGSSISRNPFAALFSSVADAKHFAEIQQQQRQRQPLQASAAEEAASGSQDDSDNSVSESLDECDYSVAEISRSFRSQQELCEQLNINHMIQRIFLLTLDNSDPNLKSGNGIPARCVYLEEMAADLEDQDWLDMENVEQALFTRLLLPEPGNHLIHMTSAGIQNLSAERDAGEKHILRYLFACFQRAKEEITKVPENLLPFAVRCRNLTVSNTRTVFLTPEIYVNQNIYEQLVDLMLESLRGAYFEDVTEFLEEVISVITADEEVRTFEEVMVPVFDILLGRIRELHLCQILLYSYLDMLLYFTRQKDIAMVFVEYIQPKDLANGLLYQKTLLGALLNISCLLKTPGVVENHGYFLNPSRSSPQEIKVQESNIHQFMAEFHEKIYQMLKNLLQLSPQTKHRILSWLGNCLHANAGRTKIWANQMPEIFFQMYASDAFFLNLGAALLRLCQPFCKPRSPRLLTFDPTYCALKELNEEEQKSKNVHIKGLEKETSLIPATTEPEFTSSYNLVTENLVLTQYTLHLGFHRLHDQMIKLNQSLHRLQVAWREAQQSSSPSADNLREQFERLMTIYLSTKTAMTEPQMLQNCLHLQVSMAVLLVQMAIGNHGTELLDVTFPLPDVKQSALAYVPEFFADNLGDFFIFLRRFADDLLETSADSLEHVLYFVTVFTGDVDRMKNPHLRAKLAEVLEAVMPHLDQGQSPLVSSVFHRKRVFCSYPHAAYLAEALIKVFVDIEFTGDPHQFEQKFNYRRPMYPILRYMWETDSYRESIKALADYASENLEAMNPPLFLRFLNLLMNDAIFLLDEAIQYLSKIKIQQIEKDQGEWDNLSPEVRREKEASLQMYGQLARFHNIMSNETIGTLAFLTSEIRSLFVHPFLAERIISMLNYFLQHLVGPKMGALKVKDFSEFDFKPQQLVSDICTIYLNLGDEENLCATVPKDGRSYSPTLFAQTVRVLKKINKPGNMIVAFSNLAERIKSLADHQQQEEETYADACDEFLDPIMSTLMMDPVLLPSSRVTVDRSTIARHLLSDQTDPFNRSPLTMDQIRPNTELKERIQQWLAERKKEKEQSGGIL comes from the exons ATGACGGACCGGGAGAACAATAACAGCGGCAGCAGCATCTCCAGGAACCCCTTCGCGGCCCTCTTCAGCTCCGTGGCCGACGCCAAGCACTTCGCAGAGatccagcagcagcagaggcagcggCAGCCCCTGCAGGCCTCCg CAGCCGAGGAAGCCGCGTCGGGCAGCCAGGATGACTCGGACAACAGCGTCTCCGAGAGCCTGGACGAGTGCGACTACTCCGTGGCCGAGATCAGCCGCTCCTTCCGCTCCCAGCAGGAGCTCTGCGAGCAGCTCAACATCAACCACATGATCCAGAGGATTTTCCTCCTCACCCTCGACAACA GTGACCCCAACCTGAAAAGCGGCAACGGAATCCCTGCGCGGTGCGTGTACTTGGAGGAAATGGCGGCCGACTTGGAGGACCAGGACTGGCTGGACATGGAGAATGTGGAACAG GCTCTCTTCACCCGATTGCTGCTTCCAGAACCTGGAAATCATCTAATCCATATGACCTCTGCTGGCATCCAGAATCTCTCGGCTGAGAGAGATGCAGGAGAGAAGCACATCCTTCGCTACCTCTTTGCCTGCTTCCAGAGGGCCAAAGAGGAG ATCACCAAAGTGCCTGAGAACCTGCTGCCCTTTGCAGTGCGCTGCCGGAACCTGACTGTGTCCAACACCCGCACAGTCTTCCTCACTCCAGAGATTTATGTCAACCAGAACATCTATGAACAGTTAGTGGACTTGATGCTGGAGTCCCTGAGAGGAGCTT ACTTTGAAGATGTAACAGAGTTCTTGGAGGAGGTCATCAGTGTCATCACTGCAGATGAGGAAGTGCGGACCTTTGAGGAGGTGATGGTGCCTGTCTTTGACATTCTCCTGGGACGAATACGGGAGCTTCACCTTTGCCAGATTTTGCTGTACTCCTACCTGGACATGCTCCTGTACTTCACCAGGCAGAAAGATATTGCTATG GTGTTTGTGGAGTACATCCAGCCAAAGGACCTGGCCAATGGGCTGCTTTACCAGAAGACCCTTCTGGGAGCCCTCCTGAATATCTCATGCTTGCTGAAGACTCCTGGAGTGGTGGAGAACCATGGATACTTCCTGAACCCCTCTCGATCCAGCCCTCAGGAGATCAAGGTCCAAGAATCCAATATCCACCAG TTCATGGCTGAGTTCCATGAGAAGATTTACCAAATGCTGAAGAATCTGCTGCAACTGTCACCCCAGACCAAACACCGGATCCTGTCCTGGCTTGGGAACTGCCTCCATGCCAACGCAGGCCGCACTAAGATCTGGGCTAACCAGATGCCAGAGATCTTCTTCCAGATGTATGCCTCAGATGCCTTCTTCCTGAACCTGGGTGCCGCCCTCCTCAGGCTCTGCCAGCCCTTCTGTAAGCCCAGATCTCCCCGACTTCTGACCTTTGACCCCACCTACTGCGCTCTGAAGGAGCTAAATGAGGAGGAGCAGAAGAGCAAGAATGTGCACATCAAAG GTTTGGAGAAGGAAACCAGCCTAATCCCAGCCACGACAGAACCGGAGTTCACCTCCAGCTACAATCTGGTGACAGAGAACCTGGTGCTCACACAGTATACTCTTCACTTAGGATTTCACAG GTTGCATGACCAGATGATCAAACTCAATCAAAGCCTTCACCGGCTGCAGGTGGCCTGGAGAGAGGCTCAGCAGAGCTCCAGCCCCTCAGCAGACAACCTTCGGGAACAGTTTGAGCGCCTTATGACCATCTATCTCTCCACCAAAACGGCCATGACAGAGCCTCAGATGCTGCAGAACTGCCTCCACTTGCAGGTGTCTATGGCCGTTCTCCTGGTCCAGATGGCCATCGGAAACCATGGGACAGAGCTGCTGGACGTGACCTTTCCTCTGCCAGACGTGAAGCAGAGTGCGCTGGCCTATGTCCCAG AATTCTTTGCCGACAACTTGGGCGACTTCTTCATTTTCCTCCGTCGCTTTGCTGATGACCTCCTGGAGACCTCGGCTGACTCCCTGGAGCACGTCCTTTATTTTGTGACTGTTTTCACTGGAGACGTAGACAG GATGAAGAACCCCCACTTGCGTGCAAAACTAGCTGAAGTGCTGGAGGCCGTCATGCCCCACCTGGACCAGGGGCAAAGCCCCCTCGTCTCCAGTGTCTTCCACCGCAAAAGGGTCTTCTGCTCCTACCCACATGCTGCCTACCTGGCTGAGGCTCTCATCAAGGTCTTTGTGGACATTGAGTTCACAG GAGATCCCCACCAGTTTGAGCAGAAGTTTAACTACCGCAGGCCTATGTATCCCATCCTCAGGTATATGTGGGAAACCGATTCTTACCGGGAAAGTATCAAG GCTCTTGCAGACTATGCCTCAGAGAACCTGGAAGCAATGAATCCCCCACTCTTCTTGCGTTTCCTTAACCTGCTTATGAATGATGCCATTTTCTTGCTTGATGAGGCCATACAG TACTTGAGCAAGATCAAGATCCAGCAGATTGAGAAGGACCAGGGTGAATGGGACAACCTGTCCCCCGAGGTGCGGCGTGAGAAGGAAGCCAGCCTGCAGATGTATGGGCAGCTGGCTCGCTTCCACAACATTATGTCCAACGAGACCATTGGAACCCTGGCCTTCCTGACCTCAG AGATCAGGTCCCTCTTTGTGCACCCCTTCCTGGCTGAGCGCATCATCTCTATGCTCAACTACTTCCTACAGCATCTGGTGGGCCCTAAAATGGGAGCCTTAAAGGTCAAGGATTTCAGCGAGTTTGACTTCAAGCCACAGCAGCTGGTTTCTGATATCTGCACTATTTACTTAAATCTGGG TGATGAGGAGAACTTATGTGCCACAGTGCCCAAGGATGGGCGGTCTTATTCCCCAACTCTCTTTGCTCAGACAGTTCGGGTCCTGAAGAAAATCAACAAGCCTGGTAACATGATTGTAGCATTCAGCAACCTGGCAGAGCGGATCAAG
- the UBE4A gene encoding ubiquitin conjugation factor E4 A isoform X1 has protein sequence MTDRENNNSGSSISRNPFAALFSSVADAKHFAEIQQQQRQRQPLQASAAAEEAASGSQDDSDNSVSESLDECDYSVAEISRSFRSQQELCEQLNINHMIQRIFLLTLDNSDPNLKSGNGIPARCVYLEEMAADLEDQDWLDMENVEQALFTRLLLPEPGNHLIHMTSAGIQNLSAERDAGEKHILRYLFACFQRAKEEITKVPENLLPFAVRCRNLTVSNTRTVFLTPEIYVNQNIYEQLVDLMLESLRGAYFEDVTEFLEEVISVITADEEVRTFEEVMVPVFDILLGRIRELHLCQILLYSYLDMLLYFTRQKDIAMVFVEYIQPKDLANGLLYQKTLLGALLNISCLLKTPGVVENHGYFLNPSRSSPQEIKVQESNIHQFMAEFHEKIYQMLKNLLQLSPQTKHRILSWLGNCLHANAGRTKIWANQMPEIFFQMYASDAFFLNLGAALLRLCQPFCKPRSPRLLTFDPTYCALKELNEEEQKSKNVHIKGLEKETSLIPATTEPEFTSSYNLVTENLVLTQYTLHLGFHRLHDQMIKLNQSLHRLQVAWREAQQSSSPSADNLREQFERLMTIYLSTKTAMTEPQMLQNCLHLQVSMAVLLVQMAIGNHGTELLDVTFPLPDVKQSALAYVPEFFADNLGDFFIFLRRFADDLLETSADSLEHVLYFVTVFTGDVDRMKNPHLRAKLAEVLEAVMPHLDQGQSPLVSSVFHRKRVFCSYPHAAYLAEALIKVFVDIEFTGDPHQFEQKFNYRRPMYPILRYMWETDSYRESIKALADYASENLEAMNPPLFLRFLNLLMNDAIFLLDEAIQYLSKIKIQQIEKDQGEWDNLSPEVRREKEASLQMYGQLARFHNIMSNETIGTLAFLTSEIRSLFVHPFLAERIISMLNYFLQHLVGPKMGALKVKDFSEFDFKPQQLVSDICTIYLNLGDEENLCATVPKDGRSYSPTLFAQTVRVLKKINKPGNMIVAFSNLAERIKSLADHQQQEEETYADACDEFLDPIMSTLMMDPVLLPSSRVTVDRSTIARHLLSDQTDPFNRSPLTMDQIRPNTELKERIQQWLAERKKEKEQSGGIL, from the exons ATGACGGACCGGGAGAACAATAACAGCGGCAGCAGCATCTCCAGGAACCCCTTCGCGGCCCTCTTCAGCTCCGTGGCCGACGCCAAGCACTTCGCAGAGatccagcagcagcagaggcagcggCAGCCCCTGCAGGCCTCCg CAGCAGCCGAGGAAGCCGCGTCGGGCAGCCAGGATGACTCGGACAACAGCGTCTCCGAGAGCCTGGACGAGTGCGACTACTCCGTGGCCGAGATCAGCCGCTCCTTCCGCTCCCAGCAGGAGCTCTGCGAGCAGCTCAACATCAACCACATGATCCAGAGGATTTTCCTCCTCACCCTCGACAACA GTGACCCCAACCTGAAAAGCGGCAACGGAATCCCTGCGCGGTGCGTGTACTTGGAGGAAATGGCGGCCGACTTGGAGGACCAGGACTGGCTGGACATGGAGAATGTGGAACAG GCTCTCTTCACCCGATTGCTGCTTCCAGAACCTGGAAATCATCTAATCCATATGACCTCTGCTGGCATCCAGAATCTCTCGGCTGAGAGAGATGCAGGAGAGAAGCACATCCTTCGCTACCTCTTTGCCTGCTTCCAGAGGGCCAAAGAGGAG ATCACCAAAGTGCCTGAGAACCTGCTGCCCTTTGCAGTGCGCTGCCGGAACCTGACTGTGTCCAACACCCGCACAGTCTTCCTCACTCCAGAGATTTATGTCAACCAGAACATCTATGAACAGTTAGTGGACTTGATGCTGGAGTCCCTGAGAGGAGCTT ACTTTGAAGATGTAACAGAGTTCTTGGAGGAGGTCATCAGTGTCATCACTGCAGATGAGGAAGTGCGGACCTTTGAGGAGGTGATGGTGCCTGTCTTTGACATTCTCCTGGGACGAATACGGGAGCTTCACCTTTGCCAGATTTTGCTGTACTCCTACCTGGACATGCTCCTGTACTTCACCAGGCAGAAAGATATTGCTATG GTGTTTGTGGAGTACATCCAGCCAAAGGACCTGGCCAATGGGCTGCTTTACCAGAAGACCCTTCTGGGAGCCCTCCTGAATATCTCATGCTTGCTGAAGACTCCTGGAGTGGTGGAGAACCATGGATACTTCCTGAACCCCTCTCGATCCAGCCCTCAGGAGATCAAGGTCCAAGAATCCAATATCCACCAG TTCATGGCTGAGTTCCATGAGAAGATTTACCAAATGCTGAAGAATCTGCTGCAACTGTCACCCCAGACCAAACACCGGATCCTGTCCTGGCTTGGGAACTGCCTCCATGCCAACGCAGGCCGCACTAAGATCTGGGCTAACCAGATGCCAGAGATCTTCTTCCAGATGTATGCCTCAGATGCCTTCTTCCTGAACCTGGGTGCCGCCCTCCTCAGGCTCTGCCAGCCCTTCTGTAAGCCCAGATCTCCCCGACTTCTGACCTTTGACCCCACCTACTGCGCTCTGAAGGAGCTAAATGAGGAGGAGCAGAAGAGCAAGAATGTGCACATCAAAG GTTTGGAGAAGGAAACCAGCCTAATCCCAGCCACGACAGAACCGGAGTTCACCTCCAGCTACAATCTGGTGACAGAGAACCTGGTGCTCACACAGTATACTCTTCACTTAGGATTTCACAG GTTGCATGACCAGATGATCAAACTCAATCAAAGCCTTCACCGGCTGCAGGTGGCCTGGAGAGAGGCTCAGCAGAGCTCCAGCCCCTCAGCAGACAACCTTCGGGAACAGTTTGAGCGCCTTATGACCATCTATCTCTCCACCAAAACGGCCATGACAGAGCCTCAGATGCTGCAGAACTGCCTCCACTTGCAGGTGTCTATGGCCGTTCTCCTGGTCCAGATGGCCATCGGAAACCATGGGACAGAGCTGCTGGACGTGACCTTTCCTCTGCCAGACGTGAAGCAGAGTGCGCTGGCCTATGTCCCAG AATTCTTTGCCGACAACTTGGGCGACTTCTTCATTTTCCTCCGTCGCTTTGCTGATGACCTCCTGGAGACCTCGGCTGACTCCCTGGAGCACGTCCTTTATTTTGTGACTGTTTTCACTGGAGACGTAGACAG GATGAAGAACCCCCACTTGCGTGCAAAACTAGCTGAAGTGCTGGAGGCCGTCATGCCCCACCTGGACCAGGGGCAAAGCCCCCTCGTCTCCAGTGTCTTCCACCGCAAAAGGGTCTTCTGCTCCTACCCACATGCTGCCTACCTGGCTGAGGCTCTCATCAAGGTCTTTGTGGACATTGAGTTCACAG GAGATCCCCACCAGTTTGAGCAGAAGTTTAACTACCGCAGGCCTATGTATCCCATCCTCAGGTATATGTGGGAAACCGATTCTTACCGGGAAAGTATCAAG GCTCTTGCAGACTATGCCTCAGAGAACCTGGAAGCAATGAATCCCCCACTCTTCTTGCGTTTCCTTAACCTGCTTATGAATGATGCCATTTTCTTGCTTGATGAGGCCATACAG TACTTGAGCAAGATCAAGATCCAGCAGATTGAGAAGGACCAGGGTGAATGGGACAACCTGTCCCCCGAGGTGCGGCGTGAGAAGGAAGCCAGCCTGCAGATGTATGGGCAGCTGGCTCGCTTCCACAACATTATGTCCAACGAGACCATTGGAACCCTGGCCTTCCTGACCTCAG AGATCAGGTCCCTCTTTGTGCACCCCTTCCTGGCTGAGCGCATCATCTCTATGCTCAACTACTTCCTACAGCATCTGGTGGGCCCTAAAATGGGAGCCTTAAAGGTCAAGGATTTCAGCGAGTTTGACTTCAAGCCACAGCAGCTGGTTTCTGATATCTGCACTATTTACTTAAATCTGGG TGATGAGGAGAACTTATGTGCCACAGTGCCCAAGGATGGGCGGTCTTATTCCCCAACTCTCTTTGCTCAGACAGTTCGGGTCCTGAAGAAAATCAACAAGCCTGGTAACATGATTGTAGCATTCAGCAACCTGGCAGAGCGGATCAAG